The following coding sequences lie in one Candidatus Eremiobacterota bacterium genomic window:
- a CDS encoding asparaginase produces the protein MIERPEILVEVTRGDLVESIHRVAACAVDGDGNFLLRAGDVHSPVYLRSTAKPFIAAAAVEAGVDRAFDFDSREIAVMAASHSGQPIHLQAVRSILRKIGMEPEALQCGAHLPYDDAAAKTLLRNGEEPTPLHNNCSGKHAGILALCRVIGADPATYLSAENPAQRRILDFCARLSDDDAGSWPVAVDGCGIPAYATSLHRAALSFARFATLIGIAPEDAAALRVVRDAMVTNPQYVAGSAQIDTELMIAGDGTIASKAGAEGVHGVAAITQGYGYVSKVLDGASRARGPSTIGVLQHLGVLDEEKVTQLARFATPSVYNRAGRPAGEIRAVI, from the coding sequence TTGATCGAGCGCCCGGAAATACTGGTCGAAGTAACGCGCGGCGATCTCGTCGAGTCGATTCATCGCGTTGCTGCGTGCGCGGTCGACGGCGACGGGAACTTTCTCCTTCGCGCCGGCGACGTGCACTCGCCCGTCTACCTGCGATCTACCGCAAAACCGTTCATCGCTGCGGCCGCGGTGGAAGCCGGCGTGGATCGCGCCTTCGATTTTGATTCGCGAGAAATTGCCGTGATGGCCGCATCGCATTCGGGTCAGCCTATTCACCTCCAGGCAGTGCGCTCGATTCTTCGCAAGATTGGCATGGAGCCCGAGGCGCTGCAATGCGGGGCTCATCTTCCCTACGACGATGCGGCCGCGAAAACACTGCTCCGGAACGGCGAAGAGCCCACCCCGCTGCACAACAACTGTTCGGGGAAGCATGCCGGAATTCTCGCCCTGTGCCGGGTGATCGGCGCGGATCCCGCTACCTACTTGAGCGCGGAGAATCCGGCGCAACGACGGATTCTCGATTTTTGCGCACGGCTCTCCGACGACGATGCCGGCAGCTGGCCCGTCGCCGTCGACGGTTGCGGAATTCCCGCCTATGCGACGAGTTTGCATCGCGCCGCGCTTTCGTTCGCGCGGTTCGCTACCCTCATCGGTATCGCTCCGGAGGATGCGGCGGCGCTGCGCGTCGTTCGCGATGCAATGGTCACCAATCCGCAGTACGTCGCGGGCAGCGCACAGATCGATACGGAACTGATGATTGCCGGCGACGGTACGATCGCCTCGAAAGCCGGGGCAGAGGGCGTGCACGGCGTCGCCGCGATCACGCAAGGCTACGGTTACGTCTCGAAGGTCCTCGACGGCGCGTCGCGAGCGCGCGGCCCGTCGACCATTGGGGTCCTCCAGCATCTCGGCGTACTGGACGAGGAGAAAGTGACCCAACTTGCTCGTTTCGCGACCCCTTCCGTGTATAATCGGGCCGGACGTCCCGCCGGGGAGATTCGCGCTGTCATCTGA